A segment of the Saccharococcus thermophilus genome:
TAAATGGACGTGTCGCTTCTTCAAATGTCAATTCTGGATGTTCGTAGAACAACCACATCGCTTTTGCCGCATCCATTACTGACCCGCCGCCAATCCCGATCACCCAATCTGGCTGAAAATCATTAAGAATGCGCACTCCTTTTTTTACCATTTGGGTTGTTGGTTCTGTCGTAATTCCATCAATCACTTTTGTTTCTATATTGGCCTCTGAAAGAAGTTGCTGAATTTTATCAAGATTTCCGTTTTTCTTGACGGAGCTGCCGCCAATGACGAGGGCAGCTTTTGTTCCTTCCAGTGTTTTTAAAACATCGAGAGCATTCTCTCCAAAATAAATATCGCGAGGAATAGTAAAACGATTCATGCTGCTCCCTCCAGTACTCGTGATTGTTTACAGATGCTAGTATAATGTGTATAAAACTTATTGAGAAGTACGCACTTTATTATCATGTAGTGATAAAAATATAATATAGTGTAAAAAAATATACTTAATGACTGTAGTTGAGCAATTTTAATTACAATAATTACCATGTAAAAGAGACAAACAGGGTACCCCTTATGCCACGTGGAGCTGTTTTTTCACGGTATCAATGGGAATATTTTGTTTCGCTGCACGGTAAATGAACTCCACGAGGCTATGTCCTTTTCTCTTGCGCAGAAGATCGAGCCCATCAGAAAAATCGCTGTTCGACTCGAACATGCTGTACACGTAAGCAAGCTGCACCAAGATCCAGTAGCGTTTCACCGCCCGACGTCCGCGAACGCGGTATCCATCGAGTTTCAGCTGGTCTTTCGCTTGACGGAAAAAACATTCGATCGACCAACGCTGGGCATAGTAGCGCAAGATCTCTTCATCGCTTAGATCCCGGTCGGTGCTCAAGACGCAGTGAAGATGTTCCGATGTCATCGGCTGATCGGCTTTCCAAGCGAGCAGCACCACGGCATCATCGAGACCTTTGAGAGAGCCTTCGTAGCGATAAACCCGATAACGCTCTTCTCCCACCGTGACGAGGTGAGTGTCTTTCGGTTCGATGTAGCGGGCAAACTCCCTCACCTGAACCGCAATGCCTTTTGGATAAAGAAGCCGATTGGCCTTGAGCATTGCGATTACGTGGAATCCCTTTTTCAGACAAGCTTCCACGAGCGTTTGCGATGGATACCAAGAGTCCATCAGCACATAAACAGGACGGTGTACATCCAAAGAAGAAAGCATCTCGATCGCGAGTTCCCCCTTGCTTTTCCCAGCCGCCTTGTCGTAGAGGCGGAACGCAAAGGGAAAAGCCTGGGTCATCGTATGAACCATGAGCCAAACGAGAGAATGTCCCCAGATCGACTTTTTCTCTGTGTGAGAATAGTGCCAATCACACCCTTGAATGGCGTGCGTTGCCTGTGACGAAGGCTTGGTTTTTTGGCAAATCGTATCATCGATCGAAACAAAAAGGGGTTGACTCTCCTGTTTGGCGATGCGTTCGACACGACGAAGCATCCACTGTTGAAGTTTGCGAAGCAGCGTCTCTTCATCCCAAGGGCTTTTCGTGAAAAAATGGCTGAGTGTCGTGCGGTGGTTCGGATGAAAGCTCCAATGATGAAGATCGGTCAATGTTCCCGCAAATCCTTTGGTGGTCAGCGCATCCACGATATGAACGAGATGCTTCATGACAGGTTTTGAAAAATAAAGGGCCAACCCCAACATCGTGAAAAACTTGTGGATTCCTTGATGATGTGCTAATCTATTCATGAGACATGAACCTCCTTGTGAATAGTTTTGGTGACACATCTATTCTAATCAAGGAATCGGGTTCATGTCTCTTTTTTTGTTTGGTTGTAAATTTATGTTAGCGAATTTGCTCATCTACAGTACAATAATTTGCTTCTCGCTTGATGCTCGACCAATTCTTTTAATTCTACCAATTTTGCTTTGTACATCTGTTTTGTCATTTTCACCGTTACTTGCTGTTTCCGTTTAATAATTTCCCCCTTTTTTTCTCCTTTTTTCGGTTTTTCACGTTCGATCTTCTCCAGCAGTCGGATTTCTAAATGTAAATGATCGCTTATTTTTAACACAACAGGAGATTGTCGAACATCTTCGAATGGGTCCGTATATTCGATAACGTAATTTTGAATATCGTACTTGGTAAGTCCTTCTTGCCGTTTGGCTTGATCCACCGTGAGAAACTTTTTGTCTTTTGCCTTTTTTCGTTTGGTCGTATTGAGCACATAATGATCCCCTGACACGATGATCATGCCAGGCGTATGAAGCACAACCGCAATATTGTCCCACCGCAAATAGCGAAAATTCGCTAATCCTTTTTTCTTGCGGCGGTAATATTTGTCCTTACTTTGCAATTTATTGTAGAACGCATGATAACTACGCATAATTTTATAATCTATCTCGAAAAATTTTTGTTCCTTTCTACGTGGTAAAGGAATAACGCAAACGTAATAATACCCATGCCCAACAAGATCAACCATGTTTTCCACTAACGATTGCCAGTTTCTGCACAAATAGTTGAGTTTCATACCAAACCACCTCCCGATGGT
Coding sequences within it:
- a CDS encoding IS701 family transposase, which produces MNRLAHHQGIHKFFTMLGLALYFSKPVMKHLVHIVDALTTKGFAGTLTDLHHWSFHPNHRTTLSHFFTKSPWDEETLLRKLQQWMLRRVERIAKQESQPLFVSIDDTICQKTKPSSQATHAIQGCDWHYSHTEKKSIWGHSLVWLMVHTMTQAFPFAFRLYDKAAGKSKGELAIEMLSSLDVHRPVYVLMDSWYPSQTLVEACLKKGFHVIAMLKANRLLYPKGIAVQVREFARYIEPKDTHLVTVGEERYRVYRYEGSLKGLDDAVVLLAWKADQPMTSEHLHCVLSTDRDLSDEEILRYYAQRWSIECFFRQAKDQLKLDGYRVRGRRAVKRYWILVQLAYVYSMFESNSDFSDGLDLLRKRKGHSLVEFIYRAAKQNIPIDTVKKQLHVA